In Styela clava chromosome 14, kaStyClav1.hap1.2, whole genome shotgun sequence, the following are encoded in one genomic region:
- the LOC120341362 gene encoding uncharacterized protein LOC120341362, with the protein MPDKCHKADCWFKGPPFLRSKEPLGKSHISETIEDSEICSEVKVNYNEISYNDKNSTTQQPGLMLLLERYSKFERLISSVIWLQRFKTYTYMIGKLLHRSDSPVTGCFTVAERENATIDIVKLIQTDSLSADLCYFKDMMSSGPPPSDRKRLKSPFAKELLQCNRYVVCRVGGRLRQFELQPDHRNPAILPPYHHATKLLIDTVHCEHGHCGSNQVQAYLLQKYWILHLQSAVAKVLRECMPCKIRSARPGKQWMSDMPAVRLCAGNRPFFHSFVDYFGLIKVKLGRSERKRYGVIFTCLSTRAIHLEVAESLDTSAFLQAFFRFVSRRARPAHMYSDNGTNFIAGSKALKDEITN; encoded by the coding sequence ATGCCCGATAAGTGCCACAAAGCTGATTGCTGGTTCAAAGGACCTCCGTTTCTGAGAAGCAAGGAACCATTGGGAAAATCACATATTTCTGAAACAATTGAGGACTCTGAAATATGTTCTGAAGTGAAAGttaattataatgaaatttcCTACAATGACAAGAATTCTACTACACAACAACCTGGACTTATGCTGTTGTTGGAACGTTACTCTAAATTTGAAAGACTTATTTCCTCTGTGATATGGCTTCAAAGATTCAAGACTTACACTTACATGATTGGGAAATTGCTACATCGTTCTGATTCTCCAGTTACTGGTTGTTTTACTGTTGCAGAACGGGAAAATGCAACTATAGATATTGTGAAACTTATTCAAACAGATTCGTTGTCTGCTGATCTTTGCTATTTTAAAGATATGATGAGTTCGGGCCCTCCACCTTCTGACAGAAAAAGACTTAAATCGCCGTTTGCTAAAGAACTCTTGCAGTGTAATCGATATGTGGTTTGTCGAGTTGGAGGCAGGCTTCGTCAATTCGAATTACAACCTGATCATAGGAATCCTGCAATTTTACCACCATATCACCATGCCACTAAACTTCTGATCGATACTGTCCACTGTGAACATGGACATTGTGGAAGCAATCAAGTACAGGCttatttgttacaaaaatattggATATTGCATCTTCAGTCAGCGGTGGCAAAAGTTCTTAGAGAATGCATGCCATGCAAGATTCGATCTGCCAGACCTGGTAAACAATGGATGTCAGATATGCCTGCTGTTAGACTTTGTGCAGGAAATAGACCATTCTTTCACAGCTTCGTTGATTATTTTGGTCTTATAAAGGTCAAGTTGGGCAGAAGCGAACGTAAGCGTTACGGagttatattcacttgtcttTCTACTAGAGCAATTCATCTGGAGGTTGCAGAAAGTTTGGATACTTCTGCATTTTTACAAGCCTTTTTTCGTTTTGTCTCGCGACGTGCAAGACCAGCTCACATGTACTCTGACAATGGTACGAATTTTATTGCTGGAAGTAAAGCTCTCAAGGatgaaattacaaattga